Proteins encoded within one genomic window of Amycolatopsis sp. 2-15:
- a CDS encoding DUF397 domain-containing protein — MEVGFPVTGPLDEVAARASKDPEGGHFALSPAGWRGSRRS; from the coding sequence GTGGAGGTCGGGTTCCCTGTGACGGGTCCGCTGGATGAGGTGGCTGCCCGGGCCTCCAAGGATCCCGAAGGGGGCCACTTCGCGCTCTCGCCGGCCGGCTGGCGAGGTTCCCGGCGAAGCTGA
- a CDS encoding ATP-binding protein, whose translation MLYVSLLGEQSVTHGATGRAVTRSPRAIALVGYLVTHAGLPQPRQRIASLFWPDSSDAQARTNLRRELHHLRQVLGEDSALLATATDLSWQDTPRCRVDVRVFDAERRAALAAGEDEEVRVHAGAALAEYRGELMPGLGDDWLFEPRNELEQQCVSLCDLLGDAQCRLGDLAGAAETARRRIRLRPLEELGYRTLMELQADLGDRAGAVSTYHQCAAVLERELGVVPDRATQAALRRLLADAVPSRESRLVGRAREFTRLRERWQQAARGQPSVALVRGDAGVGKTRLVIELARLARSQGAVVAGTQCFGTSGRLALAPVADWLRNPVLQPSLATLAPVWRAEVDRLVPAGKDTGPAPVVRAVADAWQRHRFFEGLARALTGAGRPTLLVLDNAQWCDQETLAFLLFCLGLEPRAPLLLAATQRSDPGDGTLAGWTERLRATGRLSEVDLSPLDLDDTARLAESVSGLLPSGDELTLLHIATGGFPLSVVEALRSGGPPGDLDAVLTERLRQPTPDAREIAGLAAAVGRDFSLDLLTEASDLDAEAVVRAVDELWRLRILRDFRDGYDFSHDLLRDAAYREVTRARRWLLHRRLAQSLELLHPGDTGAVSAQLAEQYARGGRPDRAVEFYRRAAELAAGTFAHGEAIRLLREALSLLAGAPAGPETDRRELEVLEALSGPLNARLGYASPDLQRALERSIVLAERLGQQDSTLVGLVGLWTSRFVQGRTARAHEAAKRALELVDDDRTKDELNGSAHFAFAGSSVSLGRPGEALRHFDLAARLTRGAPSLPIGTRPEVHSLAWAAHAHWLLGHEDEALRSSREAVSLARTMTHPYSLAVALAYAGITHQMRGDLDEVTEHSAELRELCDRYGFAYYREWGLVLGGWVRGDADGLADIRRGVANLKAEGSLARMPYWLALQADLLARHDRPGPARAALDAALVVGQARDDLWWLPEVLRLRSAYDGREQGRVRLKTAVELAAAQGSTTLRLRCERDLDRF comes from the coding sequence ATGCTCTACGTGTCGCTGCTGGGCGAGCAGTCGGTCACCCACGGTGCGACCGGGCGGGCGGTGACCCGGTCGCCGCGGGCGATCGCGCTCGTCGGCTACCTCGTGACACACGCGGGGCTGCCGCAGCCGAGGCAGCGGATCGCGTCGCTGTTCTGGCCCGATTCCTCCGACGCGCAGGCCCGCACGAACCTGCGCCGCGAGCTGCATCACCTGCGCCAGGTCCTCGGCGAGGACTCGGCGCTGCTCGCGACCGCGACGGATCTGTCCTGGCAGGACACTCCCCGCTGCCGCGTCGACGTGCGCGTGTTCGACGCCGAACGCCGGGCCGCCCTGGCCGCCGGCGAAGACGAGGAAGTGCGCGTGCACGCCGGCGCCGCGCTGGCCGAGTACCGCGGCGAGCTGATGCCCGGCCTGGGCGACGACTGGCTCTTCGAACCCCGCAACGAGCTGGAACAACAGTGCGTGTCGCTGTGCGACCTGCTCGGCGACGCCCAGTGCCGCCTGGGCGACCTCGCGGGCGCCGCCGAGACCGCCCGCCGTCGCATCCGCCTGCGGCCGCTGGAGGAGCTGGGCTACCGCACGCTCATGGAGCTGCAGGCCGACCTCGGCGACCGCGCCGGAGCCGTGAGCACGTATCACCAGTGCGCGGCGGTGCTCGAACGCGAGCTGGGTGTGGTGCCCGACCGCGCGACGCAGGCGGCGTTGCGGCGGCTGCTGGCCGACGCCGTGCCCAGCCGCGAATCCCGCCTCGTCGGCCGCGCCCGCGAGTTCACGCGGCTGCGGGAACGGTGGCAGCAAGCCGCGCGCGGCCAGCCGTCCGTCGCGCTCGTGCGAGGCGACGCCGGCGTCGGCAAGACCCGGCTCGTGATCGAGCTGGCCCGGCTCGCCCGCAGCCAGGGTGCGGTGGTGGCGGGGACGCAGTGCTTCGGGACGTCGGGCCGGCTCGCGCTGGCGCCGGTGGCGGACTGGCTGCGCAACCCCGTGCTCCAGCCGTCTCTGGCGACGCTCGCGCCGGTGTGGCGGGCCGAAGTGGACCGGCTCGTCCCGGCCGGCAAGGACACTGGCCCGGCGCCTGTGGTGCGTGCGGTGGCCGACGCGTGGCAGCGGCACCGCTTCTTCGAAGGCCTCGCTCGCGCCCTCACCGGCGCCGGGCGGCCGACGCTGCTCGTGCTCGACAACGCGCAGTGGTGCGATCAGGAGACCCTGGCGTTCTTGCTCTTCTGCCTCGGCCTGGAACCGCGCGCTCCGCTGTTGCTCGCCGCCACGCAGCGGTCGGATCCCGGCGACGGCACCCTGGCCGGCTGGACGGAACGCCTGCGTGCCACCGGCCGGCTGTCCGAAGTGGATCTGAGCCCGCTGGACCTCGACGACACCGCGCGGCTGGCCGAGTCCGTCTCCGGCCTCCTGCCCTCGGGCGACGAGCTCACTCTCCTGCACATCGCGACCGGTGGTTTCCCGCTGTCGGTGGTCGAGGCGCTGCGCTCCGGCGGCCCGCCCGGCGACCTCGACGCCGTGCTCACCGAACGCCTGCGACAGCCGACCCCCGACGCTCGCGAGATCGCTGGCCTGGCCGCCGCCGTCGGCCGCGATTTCTCGCTCGACCTGCTCACCGAGGCCAGCGACCTCGACGCCGAAGCCGTGGTGCGCGCCGTCGACGAGCTGTGGCGGCTGCGGATCCTGCGCGACTTCCGCGACGGCTACGACTTCTCCCACGACCTGCTCCGCGACGCCGCCTACCGGGAGGTGACCCGCGCGCGGCGCTGGCTGCTGCACCGCCGGCTCGCGCAGAGCCTCGAACTGCTGCACCCCGGCGACACCGGTGCCGTCTCCGCGCAGCTGGCCGAGCAGTACGCCCGCGGCGGCCGGCCGGACCGCGCCGTGGAGTTCTACCGCCGGGCCGCCGAACTCGCGGCCGGCACCTTCGCCCACGGCGAGGCGATCCGGCTGCTGCGCGAAGCCCTGTCGTTGCTCGCCGGTGCCCCCGCCGGACCGGAGACGGACCGGCGTGAGCTGGAGGTGCTCGAAGCCCTTTCCGGACCCCTCAACGCCCGGCTCGGCTACGCGTCTCCCGATCTCCAGCGGGCCCTCGAACGTTCGATCGTGCTCGCGGAACGCCTGGGGCAGCAGGATTCCACACTCGTCGGCTTGGTCGGGCTGTGGACGTCGCGGTTCGTGCAGGGCCGCACCGCCCGCGCGCACGAGGCCGCGAAACGCGCCCTCGAACTCGTCGACGACGACCGCACCAAAGACGAGCTCAACGGCTCCGCACACTTCGCGTTCGCCGGCTCCTCGGTGAGCCTCGGCCGGCCCGGGGAGGCGCTGCGCCACTTCGACCTCGCCGCCCGCCTCACGCGCGGCGCGCCGTCGCTGCCCATCGGCACGCGGCCCGAGGTGCACAGCCTGGCCTGGGCCGCGCACGCGCACTGGCTGCTGGGCCACGAGGACGAAGCGCTCCGCAGCAGCCGCGAAGCCGTGAGCCTGGCCCGCACCATGACGCACCCGTACAGCCTCGCCGTGGCCCTCGCCTACGCCGGCATCACCCACCAGATGCGCGGCGACCTCGACGAGGTGACGGAGCATTCGGCCGAGCTGCGTGAGCTCTGCGACCGCTACGGCTTCGCCTACTACCGCGAATGGGGCCTCGTCCTGGGCGGCTGGGTCCGCGGCGACGCCGACGGCCTCGCCGACATCCGCCGCGGCGTCGCCAACCTCAAGGCCGAGGGCTCGCTCGCCCGCATGCCCTACTGGCTCGCGCTGCAGGCCGACCTGCTGGCCCGCCACGACCGCCCCGGCCCGGCCCGCGCCGCCCTCGACGCGGCCCTCGTCGTCGGCCAAGCCCGCGACGACCTCTGGTGGCTCCCCGAGGTGTTGCGCCTGCGCTCCGCCTACGACGGGCGCGAACAGGGCCGGGTCCGCCTGAAGACGGCGGTGGAGCTGGCGGCCGCGCAGGGGAGCACGACGCTTCGGCTGCGCTGTGAACGGGACCTCGACCGGTTCTGA
- a CDS encoding FAD-binding oxidoreductase, whose amino-acid sequence MTTITAPFPELALALRGELVTRGDDGYDDARAVYNGMIDKHPAAIARCADTADVVTCVNFARENRIDLAVRGGGHNAGGLGIADDALVIDLSAMRSTTVDPETHTVRVDAGCTWGDVDHATVGFGMATPSGIISSTGVAGLTLGGGIGYLARRFGLTVDNLLSADVVLADGSFVHASEKSHPDLFWALRGGGGNFGVVTSFTFRCHEIGDHGTIIGGPVLYALEDTEDVLRWYRELLPSLPEELSGWFGLLTIPPVPPFPEELWNRKACGIVWCYTGDHARADEVLEPVRSFGAPLVVGLQPMPFTALQSAFDGLYPPGLQWYWRADVTTEISDDAIAIHRRFGEMLPTMHSSMHMYPIDGAAARVAADATAFPYRDGGWSGVIVGVDPSPDNREKITRWTKDYWTELHPTSAGGAYVNFMMEEGDDRVRAAYRDNYERLAQVKNRYDPENLFHINQNIRPSGS is encoded by the coding sequence ATGACCACCATCACCGCACCGTTCCCCGAGCTGGCGCTCGCGCTGAGGGGCGAGCTCGTGACGCGCGGCGACGACGGCTACGACGACGCTCGCGCGGTCTACAACGGGATGATCGACAAGCATCCCGCCGCCATCGCGCGGTGCGCGGACACCGCGGACGTCGTCACGTGTGTGAATTTCGCACGGGAGAACCGGATCGACCTCGCCGTGCGCGGCGGCGGGCACAACGCCGGCGGGCTGGGCATCGCCGACGACGCGCTGGTGATCGACCTTTCGGCGATGCGCAGCACGACCGTGGACCCCGAGACGCACACCGTGCGTGTCGACGCCGGGTGCACCTGGGGCGACGTCGACCATGCGACCGTGGGCTTCGGCATGGCCACGCCGTCGGGGATCATCTCATCGACCGGCGTCGCAGGGCTCACCCTCGGCGGCGGGATCGGCTACCTGGCCCGGCGCTTCGGGCTGACGGTCGACAACCTGCTCTCCGCGGACGTCGTCCTCGCGGACGGCAGCTTCGTGCACGCCAGTGAAAAGTCGCACCCGGACCTGTTCTGGGCGCTGCGCGGCGGTGGCGGGAACTTCGGCGTGGTCACGTCGTTCACCTTCCGCTGCCACGAAATCGGCGATCACGGCACGATCATCGGCGGCCCGGTGCTCTACGCGCTGGAGGACACCGAAGACGTGCTGCGCTGGTACCGCGAGCTGCTGCCCTCGCTGCCCGAGGAGCTCAGCGGCTGGTTCGGCCTGCTCACCATCCCGCCGGTCCCGCCGTTCCCGGAGGAGCTGTGGAACCGCAAGGCGTGCGGCATCGTCTGGTGCTACACGGGTGACCACGCGCGGGCCGACGAGGTCCTCGAGCCGGTGCGCTCGTTCGGCGCACCGCTGGTGGTGGGCCTGCAGCCGATGCCGTTCACCGCGCTGCAGAGCGCGTTCGACGGGCTCTACCCGCCGGGTCTGCAGTGGTACTGGCGCGCCGACGTGACCACGGAGATCTCCGACGACGCGATCGCCATTCACCGCCGCTTCGGTGAAATGCTGCCGACGATGCACTCGTCCATGCACATGTACCCGATCGACGGCGCCGCCGCTCGGGTCGCCGCCGACGCCACGGCGTTCCCTTACCGCGACGGCGGCTGGTCCGGCGTGATCGTGGGCGTGGACCCCTCGCCCGACAACCGGGAGAAGATCACCCGCTGGACGAAGGACTACTGGACCGAGCTGCACCCGACCTCGGCCGGCGGTGCGTACGTCAACTTCATGATGGAGGAGGGCGACGACCGCGTCCGGGCCGCCTACCGCGACAACTACGAGCGGCTGGCGCAGGTCAAGAACCGCTACGACCCGGAGAACCTCTTCCACATCAACCAGAACATCCGGCCGTCCGGTTCGTGA
- a CDS encoding glutamine synthetase: MTPFDRPVGARSLTVRAEAGSAAAAVLRHVLAEEGTRLVLLVPDPHARFAAVELEAPFAASVLDDGYGVCSYVFAWTPEREPLPDNGSLGAYLGGFGDLRLRVDAATAVPLGDRTWAVVCDAELPAGAPAGLAPRTVLRTQLAALEEFGLVPSIGIEHEVVFRDGSGTPLTGHGVDYAVGGTERLAPLLADLRSAASVLGVESARAECHPGQYEVVLRHRDALAACDDALLLQLLTRRVATRHNTSADYLAAPETGQGNSCHVHLSLSTPDGPAGFPFGLGAFLAGVLRDARALTAVWAPTWNSYVRLRTASFSPRVLRWGPDDRTAAVRLCGTSASSRLEFRFAGADAQPHLVVAALVAAGCAGVADGLTPPDPGTVVGELAPTPWEALAELEKGRLGELLGEDVSTQQLALLRQELHAALDTVTDFQRRRGSLRS; this comes from the coding sequence GTGACGCCGTTCGACCGGCCCGTCGGCGCGCGCTCGCTCACCGTGCGCGCGGAGGCGGGCTCGGCCGCGGCGGCCGTGCTGCGGCACGTGCTCGCCGAGGAGGGCACGCGGCTGGTGCTGCTCGTGCCCGACCCGCACGCGCGGTTCGCCGCGGTGGAGCTGGAGGCGCCGTTCGCCGCGTCGGTGCTCGACGACGGCTACGGCGTGTGCAGCTACGTCTTCGCCTGGACCCCGGAGCGGGAACCATTGCCGGACAACGGTTCCCTGGGCGCCTACCTCGGCGGCTTCGGCGATCTGCGCCTGCGCGTGGACGCCGCGACGGCCGTGCCCCTGGGCGACCGCACGTGGGCCGTGGTGTGCGACGCCGAGCTGCCCGCGGGCGCGCCGGCGGGCCTCGCGCCGCGCACGGTACTGCGGACGCAGCTGGCCGCGCTCGAAGAGTTCGGGCTCGTGCCGTCGATCGGCATCGAACACGAGGTCGTGTTCCGCGACGGCTCCGGCACCCCGCTGACCGGCCACGGCGTGGACTACGCGGTGGGCGGCACCGAACGCCTGGCCCCGCTGCTGGCCGACCTGCGCTCGGCCGCCTCGGTCCTGGGCGTGGAATCCGCCCGCGCCGAATGCCACCCCGGCCAGTACGAAGTGGTGCTGCGCCACCGCGACGCGCTCGCCGCGTGCGACGACGCCCTGCTGCTGCAGCTGCTCACCCGCCGCGTCGCGACCCGGCACAACACGAGCGCCGACTACCTCGCCGCGCCGGAGACCGGCCAGGGCAACTCGTGCCACGTGCACCTGTCACTGTCCACTCCAGACGGTCCGGCGGGCTTCCCCTTCGGCCTCGGCGCGTTCCTCGCGGGTGTGCTGCGCGACGCGCGAGCGCTGACCGCCGTGTGGGCACCGACGTGGAACAGCTACGTCCGCCTGCGCACCGCGTCGTTCTCCCCGCGCGTGCTGCGCTGGGGCCCGGACGACCGCACCGCCGCCGTCCGGCTGTGCGGCACCTCCGCGTCGTCCCGGCTGGAGTTCCGCTTCGCCGGCGCCGACGCTCAGCCGCACCTCGTCGTGGCCGCCCTGGTGGCGGCCGGTTGCGCCGGCGTGGCCGACGGCCTGACGCCGCCGGATCCGGGCACGGTCGTCGGCGAGCTCGCGCCGACGCCGTGGGAAGCGCTGGCGGAGCTGGAAAAGGGCCGCCTGGGCGAGCTGCTGGGAGAGGACGTCTCCACCCAGCAGCTCGCCTTGCTGCGTCAGGAACTCCACGCCGCCCTGGATACCGTCACCGACTTCCAGCGCCGACGCGGCTCCCTCCGTTCCTGA
- a CDS encoding IucA/IucC family protein: MTLTDAAAWRAAGSLVTHKMLGELSYEAMLRPRPGEPTRDGHRTWLLDLPGGVSYRFEARRGAFESWTVLAGSAVRLADGAETPADDPRTLVVDARETLGLTKLRLADVLAELTATVTNEAARLRRAPTAAELSTMDYNLADGHLTGHPRLVLNKGRVGFSAPDRARYAPEAGEDVRLRWYAVHRDLAQFRSVADLDAATLLHHELDDAQRAEFTARVAAVGDPADYAWVPVHPWQADEILGTLYSAELATGRMIELGESADAYRPHQTVRTLANRSRPERHDVKTAVSVRNTLVYRGLNSAATLAGPSVTEWLRRVDAADPLLSEKYRFALLGEVASVSVRHPLFGALEELPYRFHETLGALWREPLVATLAEGERAISFAALPYRDASGEAVLTRLITQAGDGAEVWLSWLFDLLLTPLLQWLLRYGVGFCPHGQNLILVVDADSRPVRVAIKDFAQGVDLMDEELPCYADLPPEADADMLRWPAHLLAQSLFSSVFSGQLRFWAEVLLDDVGLARGDFWALVREVVGRYRDENPDVAERFDACRLFAPDVERVTLNREHFAGQGFDKVDRDDEFDVRWGRVPNPLHAPDPDGAW, from the coding sequence GTGACCCTGACCGACGCCGCCGCCTGGCGGGCCGCGGGCTCGCTCGTCACGCACAAGATGCTCGGCGAGCTGTCCTACGAGGCGATGCTGCGCCCGCGGCCCGGCGAACCGACCCGCGACGGCCACCGCACCTGGCTGCTCGACCTCCCCGGCGGCGTCTCATACCGCTTCGAGGCCCGCCGCGGCGCGTTCGAGTCGTGGACGGTGCTGGCCGGCAGCGCCGTCCGGCTGGCCGACGGCGCCGAAACGCCCGCCGACGACCCGCGCACCCTGGTCGTCGACGCGCGGGAAACGCTGGGCCTTACGAAGTTGCGCCTGGCCGACGTGCTCGCCGAGCTCACCGCCACCGTCACCAACGAGGCCGCGCGCCTGCGCCGCGCCCCGACCGCCGCCGAACTGTCCACGATGGACTACAACCTCGCCGACGGCCACCTCACCGGCCACCCGCGGCTCGTGCTGAACAAGGGCCGCGTCGGCTTCTCGGCTCCGGACCGCGCCCGCTACGCGCCGGAGGCGGGTGAGGACGTCCGCCTGCGCTGGTACGCCGTGCACCGCGACCTGGCGCAGTTCCGCTCGGTCGCGGACCTCGACGCCGCCACTCTGCTCCATCACGAGCTGGACGACGCCCAGCGCGCGGAGTTCACCGCACGCGTCGCCGCGGTCGGCGACCCGGCCGACTACGCGTGGGTGCCCGTGCACCCGTGGCAGGCCGACGAGATCCTCGGCACCCTGTATTCCGCCGAACTCGCGACCGGCCGGATGATCGAGCTGGGGGAGAGCGCCGATGCCTACCGGCCCCACCAGACGGTGCGCACGCTCGCCAACCGCAGCCGGCCCGAGCGCCACGACGTGAAAACCGCCGTCTCGGTGCGCAACACGCTGGTCTACCGCGGCCTGAACTCCGCGGCGACGCTGGCCGGGCCGTCGGTCACCGAGTGGCTGCGCCGCGTCGACGCGGCCGACCCGCTGCTGTCGGAGAAGTACCGGTTCGCGCTGCTGGGCGAGGTGGCGAGCGTGTCCGTGCGTCACCCGCTGTTCGGCGCGCTCGAAGAGCTGCCCTACCGCTTCCACGAGACGCTGGGCGCGCTCTGGCGCGAGCCGCTCGTCGCAACGCTGGCCGAGGGTGAGCGCGCGATCTCGTTCGCCGCCTTGCCCTACCGCGACGCTTCGGGTGAAGCCGTGCTCACCCGGCTCATCACCCAGGCCGGCGACGGCGCCGAGGTGTGGCTGTCGTGGCTGTTCGACCTGCTGCTCACGCCGCTGCTGCAGTGGCTGCTGCGCTATGGCGTCGGGTTCTGCCCCCACGGTCAGAACCTGATCCTCGTAGTCGACGCCGACAGCCGGCCCGTGCGCGTGGCCATCAAGGACTTCGCGCAGGGCGTGGATCTGATGGACGAGGAGCTGCCGTGTTACGCCGACCTCCCGCCCGAGGCCGACGCCGACATGCTGCGCTGGCCCGCCCACCTGCTCGCGCAGTCGCTGTTCAGCTCCGTGTTCTCGGGCCAGCTGCGGTTCTGGGCCGAGGTCCTGCTCGACGACGTCGGCCTGGCGCGCGGCGACTTCTGGGCCCTGGTGCGCGAGGTCGTCGGCCGCTATCGCGACGAGAACCCCGACGTGGCCGAGCGCTTCGACGCGTGCCGGCTGTTCGCGCCCGACGTCGAGCGCGTCACGCTCAACCGTGAGCACTTCGCCGGGCAGGGCTTCGACAAGGTGGATCGCGACGACGAGTTCGACGTCCGCTGGGGCCGCGTGCCCAACCCGTTGCACGCGCCCGACCCGGACGGCGCGTGGTGA